A genomic window from Pseudomonadales bacterium includes:
- the lon gene encoding endopeptidase La, translating into MKDSDATQIYPILPLKNVVVFPQIVQHLAVGRLRSLAALAAATEHHREFIAVAQRVSGVEDPGFEDLHAIGTIVRINRIEKQENGAQVIVQGVRRVRLGEDGRNPDYLSAAFTELPEIQFDPASDQPPAADAVLRENLQLAQKIALQLDQENGAQIYQQLIGAIANPITQMYRIASLANLPIEKQQQVLDASDTMTLLNVLHDILRHELQVTELRRQIAEQARDDIEAQQREHMLRQQKRAIESALGEGDDDEDIAELKAQLDAAELPDAVRKEVDRELTRLKRMSANASDYQVSRSYLELVAELPWHSRTEDRLDLAHARKVLDEDHYGLEDVKERILESLAVMQLNPDAKAPILCFVGPPGVGKTSLGQSIARAMGRKFERLSLGGLHDEAELRGHRRTYIGAMPGRILQAIRRTAVINPILMLDEIDKLGRDFRGDPAAALMEILDPAQNREFRDNYLNLPFDLSNVLFITTANTLEGIPRPLLDRMEVLELSGYSDFEKQAIARQYLIPRRRDEAGLEAEQLNITDAALTRTIRRYTREAGVRELERVIGRIARKRARQVVDAADTGAEIGVMEDPIDVDSLDELLGPEKFKSEQGRSSLTPGVAAGLAWTESGGDVLYVEASLTQKDEKITLTGHLGQVMQESARAARSHLWSVADELGLNREKIESTGVHVHVPAGAVPKDGPSAGITIATALYSAYTGKPVPPDLAMTGELTLSGLVLPVGGIKEKLLAAHRAGMRRIIMPKDSAAELVKLPAAVRAELDITLVESLSEVFAATFN; encoded by the coding sequence TTGAAGGACTCCGACGCAACACAGATCTATCCGATACTGCCGTTGAAAAACGTCGTGGTGTTCCCGCAGATCGTCCAGCACCTGGCTGTCGGTCGCCTGCGCTCCCTGGCGGCCCTGGCAGCGGCCACCGAACACCACCGGGAGTTCATCGCCGTCGCCCAGCGGGTCAGCGGTGTCGAAGACCCTGGCTTCGAAGATCTGCATGCCATCGGCACCATCGTCAGGATCAACCGCATCGAAAAGCAGGAAAACGGTGCCCAGGTGATCGTGCAGGGCGTGCGACGGGTGCGCCTGGGAGAGGACGGTCGCAATCCGGACTATCTGTCTGCCGCCTTTACCGAACTCCCTGAAATCCAGTTCGACCCGGCTTCTGACCAGCCACCGGCCGCAGATGCGGTGCTGCGGGAGAATCTTCAGCTGGCACAGAAAATCGCACTGCAGCTGGATCAGGAAAATGGCGCGCAGATCTATCAGCAGCTCATCGGCGCCATCGCCAACCCGATCACCCAGATGTACCGCATCGCGTCTCTTGCCAATCTGCCGATCGAGAAGCAGCAGCAGGTACTGGATGCTTCGGACACCATGACTCTGCTCAACGTGCTCCACGACATCCTCCGCCATGAACTGCAGGTCACCGAGCTGCGCCGCCAGATCGCCGAGCAGGCCAGAGACGACATTGAAGCCCAGCAGCGCGAACACATGCTGCGACAGCAGAAGCGCGCCATCGAGAGTGCTCTGGGAGAAGGTGATGATGACGAGGACATCGCCGAACTCAAGGCACAGCTCGATGCGGCTGAGCTGCCCGACGCGGTACGTAAAGAGGTCGACCGGGAACTGACCCGTCTGAAGCGCATGTCGGCCAATGCCTCCGACTATCAGGTGTCGCGCTCCTATCTGGAACTCGTTGCGGAACTGCCGTGGCACAGCCGGACCGAAGACCGCCTCGACCTGGCTCATGCACGAAAAGTGCTCGACGAGGACCACTACGGTCTCGAGGATGTAAAAGAGCGCATCCTCGAGTCGCTGGCGGTCATGCAGCTCAATCCGGATGCCAAAGCGCCGATCCTGTGTTTTGTCGGACCACCCGGCGTAGGTAAGACGTCCCTCGGTCAGTCGATCGCCCGGGCCATGGGCCGCAAATTCGAACGCCTGAGCCTCGGCGGACTGCACGACGAAGCCGAGCTGCGCGGACACCGCCGCACCTACATCGGCGCGATGCCGGGACGCATCCTCCAGGCCATCCGCCGCACTGCGGTAATCAACCCGATCCTCATGCTCGATGAGATCGACAAGCTGGGCCGGGACTTCCGCGGCGATCCGGCAGCCGCACTGATGGAGATTCTCGATCCTGCTCAGAATCGGGAGTTCCGGGATAATTATCTGAATCTGCCCTTCGATCTGTCGAATGTGCTGTTCATCACCACAGCCAATACGCTGGAAGGCATTCCGCGACCACTGCTCGATCGCATGGAGGTTCTCGAACTCTCCGGGTACAGTGATTTTGAAAAACAGGCCATCGCACGCCAGTACCTGATTCCCCGGCGCCGGGACGAAGCCGGTCTCGAAGCGGAGCAGCTGAATATCACGGACGCCGCCCTGACACGCACCATCCGCCGCTATACGCGGGAAGCCGGGGTGCGGGAGCTCGAGCGGGTGATCGGCCGCATTGCCCGCAAGAGGGCCCGGCAGGTGGTGGATGCTGCAGACACCGGTGCGGAAATCGGTGTGATGGAGGATCCAATCGATGTCGACAGTCTCGATGAACTGCTCGGACCGGAGAAATTCAAATCCGAACAGGGGCGCAGCTCACTGACCCCGGGGGTCGCTGCCGGTCTGGCCTGGACCGAATCCGGCGGCGACGTGCTCTACGTCGAAGCGAGCCTCACCCAGAAGGATGAAAAAATCACGCTGACCGGACATCTCGGCCAGGTCATGCAGGAATCCGCACGGGCCGCCCGCAGCCATCTCTGGTCGGTGGCGGACGAACTGGGTCTGAATCGGGAAAAAATCGAAAGCACAGGTGTCCATGTCCACGTGCCCGCGGGTGCGGTGCCGAAGGACGGCCCCTCGGCCGGCATCACCATTGCCACTGCCCTTTATTCGGCCTACACCGGCAAACCCGTCCCCCCCGATCTGGCGATGACGGGTGAACTCACCCTGTCCGGCCTCGTGCTGCCCGTGGGCGGTATCAAAGAAAAACTGCTTGCTGCTCATCGGGCCGGCATGCGACGGATCATCATGCCGAAGGACAGCGCGGCAGAGCTGGTGAAGCTCCCGGCCGCCGTGCGGGCAGAGCTCGATATTACTCTGGTGGAAAGTCTTTCCGAGGTGTTTGCAGCCACCTTCAACTGA
- a CDS encoding aspartyl/asparaginyl beta-hydroxylase domain-containing protein — MTGLVVLGVILLAIAAAGLLFWQRVRTMTAKEKKALVKTTLNSVFVWCENRGLLRRTPAFDHDYLQSYPGMKIFEDHYEDIREECMTLLGMRDKLVDISAMGGAYTQAGIHTIKWKTVMFKAGDFVEENCARCPKTAALLRQRPEVFTAFFSVLEGNQYITPHWGYYKGFVRYHLGVVIPENNSHQLCWLRVNGDREDNARRDTSLIERGEVYHWKNGRGIVFNDNYLHDAANHCDEPRAVMWLDVRRKMPWYLDLYNRICLGLMRRDESIKKIQRNAVIAA, encoded by the coding sequence ATGACGGGTCTGGTGGTGCTGGGAGTCATTCTGCTCGCGATCGCGGCGGCCGGGCTGCTGTTCTGGCAGCGGGTGCGCACGATGACTGCCAAAGAGAAAAAGGCGCTGGTAAAAACCACGCTGAACAGTGTGTTCGTCTGGTGCGAAAACAGGGGACTGCTGCGACGCACGCCGGCTTTCGATCATGACTACCTGCAGTCTTACCCGGGCATGAAAATCTTCGAAGATCACTACGAAGACATACGTGAGGAGTGCATGACCCTGTTGGGTATGCGCGACAAGCTCGTGGACATTTCTGCCATGGGCGGCGCCTATACGCAGGCAGGCATCCACACAATCAAGTGGAAAACGGTAATGTTCAAAGCAGGAGATTTTGTCGAAGAAAACTGCGCCCGGTGTCCGAAGACTGCAGCGCTGCTGCGGCAGCGGCCGGAGGTGTTCACTGCGTTTTTTTCCGTACTGGAAGGCAATCAGTACATCACCCCGCATTGGGGCTACTACAAAGGCTTTGTGCGCTATCACCTCGGGGTAGTGATTCCGGAGAACAATTCCCATCAGTTGTGCTGGCTGCGGGTCAATGGCGACAGAGAAGACAACGCCCGGCGGGATACCAGCCTGATCGAGCGGGGAGAGGTCTATCACTGGAAAAACGGCAGGGGCATCGTGTTCAACGACAATTATCTGCACGACGCGGCAAATCATTGCGATGAGCCGAGAGCGGTGATGTGGCTCGATGTGCGGCGGAAAATGCCCTGGTATCTCGACCTCTATAACCGCATCTGTCTGGGTCTCATGCGCCGGGATGAGTCGATCAAGAAAATTCAGCGCAACGCGGTCATCGCGGCCTAG
- a CDS encoding carboxyl transferase domain-containing protein has product MSWEEEIGELRRRQELALAMGGPEKVARQHHFNKQTIRERIDAIADAGSFHEIGMLAGVGEYDADGNLTAFTPSNFVFGTAEIDGRPVILSGDDFTVRGGSADASISGKRTQAEGLALELRLPHIRLVDGMGGGGSVKTIERAGRTYIPELRGWETVVRHLGVAPSVSLALGSVAGIGAARVSTSHYSVIVKDSAQMMIAGPALVDWASLGDVSKEELGASRIHTRNGAIDDEVLSEAEAFERATRFLSYLPSSSDELPPVQTCEDPADRREAALIDIVPRDPRKVYSMHRIIDAVLDQDSFFEIGRNWGKSIITGLGRLDGIPVALFAENPMVYGGAWTADACRKLIRLIDLASTFHLPLIHLEDCPGFLIGKQSEENATIRFGSQALAALGQSNVPFCCVVVRKAFGVAGGANHKPGSHHIRVAWPSGDWGSLPIEGGIEVAYKAELEASDDRDAHLARIKARLNQVRSPFRTAEYFEIEEIIDPRDTRGLLCRWAKLARKGSRAEAPRFWFRP; this is encoded by the coding sequence ATGAGCTGGGAAGAGGAAATCGGCGAGCTGCGCAGGCGCCAGGAGCTGGCGCTTGCGATGGGCGGTCCTGAAAAGGTCGCCCGCCAGCACCACTTCAACAAACAGACGATCCGGGAACGGATCGACGCCATCGCGGACGCCGGTTCTTTTCATGAAATCGGCATGCTGGCCGGTGTCGGCGAATACGACGCCGACGGCAATCTGACCGCTTTCACCCCTTCGAACTTCGTCTTCGGTACCGCCGAAATCGACGGCCGCCCGGTGATCCTTTCGGGTGACGACTTCACCGTGCGCGGCGGTTCCGCCGATGCGTCGATTTCCGGCAAACGGACCCAGGCCGAAGGTCTCGCCCTGGAGCTACGCCTGCCCCACATCCGCCTGGTCGATGGCATGGGCGGTGGCGGCTCTGTCAAAACCATAGAACGCGCCGGTCGCACCTATATCCCCGAACTGCGGGGCTGGGAAACCGTGGTGCGCCATCTCGGTGTGGCCCCGTCGGTTTCACTGGCGCTGGGCTCGGTTGCCGGTATCGGTGCCGCGCGCGTCTCCACCAGCCACTACTCAGTCATCGTGAAGGACAGCGCTCAGATGATGATCGCGGGTCCTGCGCTGGTGGACTGGGCGAGTCTGGGCGATGTCAGCAAGGAAGAACTCGGCGCTTCCCGGATCCACACCCGCAACGGTGCCATCGACGACGAGGTGCTGAGCGAGGCGGAAGCTTTCGAGCGGGCGACGCGTTTCCTGTCCTATCTGCCGAGTTCGAGTGACGAACTGCCCCCTGTACAGACCTGCGAAGATCCGGCCGATCGCCGCGAAGCCGCCCTTATCGACATCGTGCCCCGGGACCCGCGCAAGGTTTACAGCATGCATCGGATCATCGATGCCGTGCTCGACCAGGATTCGTTCTTCGAAATCGGCCGGAACTGGGGGAAATCGATCATTACCGGACTCGGTCGTCTCGATGGTATTCCGGTGGCGCTGTTCGCCGAAAATCCCATGGTCTACGGCGGCGCCTGGACCGCGGACGCCTGCCGCAAACTCATCCGGCTCATCGACCTCGCCTCGACCTTCCACCTGCCGCTGATTCACCTCGAAGACTGCCCCGGCTTTCTGATCGGCAAGCAGTCCGAGGAAAACGCAACCATCCGCTTCGGTTCCCAGGCGCTGGCCGCACTGGGTCAGTCGAATGTCCCTTTCTGCTGCGTTGTGGTGCGCAAGGCCTTTGGTGTCGCCGGCGGGGCGAATCACAAACCCGGCAGTCACCACATCCGGGTAGCCTGGCCCTCGGGTGACTGGGGTTCACTGCCCATTGAGGGGGGCATCGAAGTCGCCTACAAGGCCGAACTGGAGGCGAGTGACGACCGGGACGCTCATCTGGCCCGGATCAAGGCGCGCCTCAACCAGGTGCGCTCGCCCTTCCGCACCGCGGAGTACTTTGAAATCGAAGAGATCATCGACCCGCGGGACACCCGAGGGTTGCTGTGCCGCTGGGCCAAGCTGGCCCGCAAGGGTTCGAGGGCAGAAGCCCCCCGGTTCTGGTTCAGACCCTGA
- a CDS encoding DUF1932 domain-containing protein, protein MRLGLLHPGAMGVTVGAAAQAAGHEVLWLSTGRSAQTCARAEKAGLQVCTDLPTLVGSVAGMLSVCPPEAALSVAGEVMAAGFTGIYLDANAVAPATSRRIQSLVESAPGPAGGAVYVDGGLIGPPALQPGTTRLYLSGAAAAEVSAWFTGSALDARLVEGPAGSASALKMCYAAYTKGASALLLGVRALAEAEGVSAALLSEWALSQPDLGRRSEATARGTAPKAWRFVAEMEEIARSFEDRRLPGGFHHAAAQIYSLMSELKDRDAVTLAVVLEALSRGADDVRG, encoded by the coding sequence ATGAGGCTCGGTCTGCTGCATCCCGGGGCCATGGGTGTGACTGTTGGCGCCGCCGCTCAGGCGGCGGGTCACGAAGTGTTGTGGTTATCGACAGGCCGCAGTGCACAGACCTGCGCGCGGGCCGAAAAGGCCGGCCTTCAGGTCTGTACCGATCTGCCCACCCTGGTGGGGTCGGTGGCAGGGATGCTGTCCGTGTGCCCCCCGGAAGCGGCGCTCTCGGTCGCGGGCGAGGTGATGGCAGCGGGCTTCACAGGCATCTACCTGGATGCCAATGCGGTGGCACCCGCCACCAGTCGAAGAATTCAGAGCCTGGTGGAATCAGCACCGGGCCCTGCCGGCGGCGCCGTCTATGTCGACGGCGGCCTCATCGGGCCGCCCGCGCTGCAACCCGGCACGACCCGGTTGTATCTGTCCGGCGCAGCGGCAGCCGAGGTCAGTGCCTGGTTTACCGGCAGCGCGCTGGATGCGCGCCTGGTCGAGGGTCCGGCTGGTTCGGCCTCGGCCCTGAAGATGTGTTATGCCGCCTATACCAAGGGCGCCAGTGCCCTGCTGCTGGGCGTACGCGCACTTGCCGAAGCGGAAGGGGTCTCGGCCGCGCTGCTGTCCGAGTGGGCCCTGTCCCAGCCTGATCTGGGCAGACGTTCGGAAGCCACTGCCCGGGGCACAGCACCAAAAGCCTGGCGCTTCGTCGCCGAGATGGAGGAGATCGCCAGGAGCTTCGAAGACAGACGGCTGCCCGGTGGTTTCCACCATGCTGCAGCACAGATTTACAGCCTGATGAGTGAACTCAAGGACAGGGATGCAGTGACCCTGGCGGTGGTGCTGGAGGCTCTGTCCCGCGGCGCTGACGACGTCCGAGGCTGA
- a CDS encoding DUF6491 family protein, which produces MKNSFLVALLLLAATGSWAISPESPGEPVQSIPQADRIVDWTFLDGQRVLVNDTQNSYLLTLKHQCHGLSWAQNVSVSMSNNTIWAGFDTIRADGLKCPIDRIWRLEDRESYPITN; this is translated from the coding sequence GTGAAGAATTCCTTTCTGGTCGCCCTTCTGCTGCTTGCCGCAACAGGTAGCTGGGCCATCTCTCCCGAGTCACCGGGCGAACCGGTACAGAGCATTCCTCAGGCAGACCGCATCGTCGACTGGACCTTTCTGGATGGTCAGCGGGTACTGGTCAACGACACCCAGAACAGCTATCTGCTCACCCTCAAACACCAGTGCCATGGTCTCTCCTGGGCACAGAATGTCTCGGTGTCGATGTCCAACAACACCATCTGGGCGGGTTTCGATACCATCCGTGCAGACGGCCTGAAGTGTCCCATCGACCGCATCTGGCGTCTGGAGGACCGGGAGTCCTACCCGATCACCAACTGA
- a CDS encoding AgmX/PglI C-terminal domain-containing protein — protein sequence MVYRPEFTLPWDLGREDIRKFRRWLLMMLLAIGVGGALIPFLPVPEVNREELEELPPQLARILLEKKEPVIPPPPPPPKVEEKPQEVKPEPEKIPEPRVETTAKPEPTVADAREKAALSGLLQFKDAFADMRDAVDMNKLKDTGAIQQGAGTAASIDRSLLTSKHGTRSAGVNVSELSRDTGGIALAGRQTTKVEVPEGSKGEGGVKKPRELDARQRSIEEIRRVFDSNKGAIFAIYNRALRTDPTLQGQVVLELVIDATGQVVECRVVDSEITDEAMVAKIISRIRLFDFGKRDVGTTRINYPVHFLPT from the coding sequence ATGGTGTATCGACCCGAATTCACCCTGCCCTGGGATCTGGGCCGGGAAGACATCCGCAAGTTCCGGCGCTGGCTGCTGATGATGCTGCTGGCCATAGGCGTCGGCGGTGCTCTGATCCCCTTTCTGCCGGTACCGGAGGTGAATCGTGAGGAGCTCGAAGAGCTGCCGCCGCAACTCGCGCGGATTCTTCTCGAAAAGAAGGAGCCCGTGATTCCGCCCCCGCCGCCCCCGCCGAAAGTGGAAGAAAAACCCCAGGAAGTGAAGCCGGAGCCTGAGAAAATTCCTGAGCCCAGGGTGGAAACCACAGCGAAACCGGAACCCACAGTTGCCGATGCCCGTGAGAAAGCGGCTCTGTCGGGTCTGCTGCAGTTCAAGGACGCCTTCGCCGACATGCGCGATGCGGTGGACATGAACAAACTGAAGGATACCGGTGCTATTCAGCAGGGTGCGGGTACCGCGGCCAGTATCGACCGGTCCCTGCTCACCTCGAAACATGGCACGCGCAGTGCTGGTGTGAACGTTTCAGAGTTGTCCCGGGACACGGGCGGAATCGCGCTGGCCGGTCGTCAGACCACCAAGGTTGAGGTGCCGGAAGGCAGCAAAGGCGAGGGCGGTGTGAAGAAGCCGCGTGAACTCGATGCGCGGCAGCGCAGTATCGAAGAAATCCGTCGTGTGTTCGACAGTAACAAGGGCGCCATATTTGCGATCTACAATCGCGCTCTGCGTACCGACCCGACGCTGCAGGGTCAGGTGGTGCTGGAACTGGTGATCGATGCGACCGGCCAGGTGGTCGAGTGCCGCGTGGTGGATTCGGAAATCACCGACGAAGCCATGGTCGCCAAGATCATCAGTCGTATCCGCCTCTTCGACTTCGGCAAAAGGGATGTGGGCACCACCAGGATCAACTATCCGGTGCACTTCCTCCCCACCTGA
- a CDS encoding biopolymer transporter ExbD, translated as MSKIRHQQRRTSQKKHGRAASLNLVSLMDIFTILVFFLMVNSSEVEVLQTSSKIKLPDSTSEQRPENKLVISISEDDLVLQGRPVASVSAISDPSVTVIAGLKTELEYQASRKTVMPEGGFEVTIMGDRELPYWLLKKVMLTCQTTDFARISLAVNKIEGAAPAPVDGAAMPETAALEAVPVTIGGAS; from the coding sequence GTGAGCAAGATCCGCCATCAGCAGCGGCGCACGTCGCAGAAAAAGCACGGACGCGCGGCGAGCCTGAACCTGGTGTCCCTCATGGACATCTTCACGATCCTGGTGTTCTTCCTGATGGTGAACTCATCGGAAGTGGAAGTGCTGCAGACCAGCTCCAAGATCAAGCTGCCGGACTCGACTTCTGAACAGCGTCCGGAAAACAAGCTGGTGATCTCGATCAGTGAAGACGATCTGGTGCTCCAGGGCAGACCCGTAGCCAGCGTATCCGCGATCAGTGACCCGTCTGTCACCGTGATTGCTGGTCTGAAAACCGAGCTCGAATATCAGGCGTCCCGGAAGACCGTGATGCCGGAAGGCGGGTTCGAGGTCACCATCATGGGTGATCGGGAACTGCCTTACTGGCTGCTCAAGAAGGTGATGCTCACCTGCCAGACCACCGACTTTGCACGCATTTCGCTGGCAGTGAACAAGATCGAAGGTGCCGCACCCGCTCCTGTGGATGGCGCGGCGATGCCGGAAACGGCGGCACTTGAAGCCGTACCCGTAACCATCGGAGGTGCCTCGTGA
- a CDS encoding biopolymer transporter ExbD, with amino-acid sequence MDRVKHRKYKHQEAADLDVTPFMNLMIVLVPVLLLSMVFTHTTVIDLNFPTGEGSAESFDPEAVHLEVVVKGETLVVADGRGGVIRTIPKVEGVYDFAQLTLVMQELKRRMPEKQDITVLLAQETDYQTLVTIMDRVRSYPTVQNLEVVHAELFPVISLGDAPPLEKQLQVGSAS; translated from the coding sequence ATGGATCGCGTAAAACACCGGAAATACAAACACCAGGAAGCCGCGGACCTGGATGTCACGCCGTTCATGAACCTGATGATCGTGCTGGTGCCCGTGCTGCTGCTCTCCATGGTGTTTACCCACACCACGGTAATAGACCTGAATTTCCCGACGGGTGAGGGTTCCGCCGAATCGTTCGATCCGGAGGCCGTGCACCTGGAAGTGGTCGTAAAAGGTGAGACCCTGGTTGTCGCCGATGGTCGGGGTGGTGTGATCAGAACGATTCCCAAGGTCGAGGGTGTCTACGATTTTGCCCAGCTCACCCTGGTGATGCAGGAGCTCAAGCGGCGGATGCCGGAGAAGCAGGACATCACCGTGCTGCTGGCTCAGGAAACCGACTACCAGACCCTGGTCACGATCATGGACCGGGTGCGCTCCTATCCCACCGTGCAGAACCTCGAGGTGGTGCACGCGGAACTGTTCCCGGTGATTTCGCTCGGTGACGCACCTCCGCTGGAAAAACAGCTGCAGGTGGGGAGCGCATCGTGA
- a CDS encoding MotA/TolQ/ExbB proton channel family protein, translating to MDFYTTVVSFFQQGGPFMYPIAIVLGVGLAIALERYFYLIHQTHVNRRDYEKILPLLKAKRQREIAEVTRVSKSAMARIIADGMNRRTSSRRRSDIEYAMEEGLLEILPNIERRTPYLATFANIATLLGLLGTIIGLIAAFTAVANADPAEKATLLSQSISIAMNTTAFGLMVAIPLLLVHSVLQSKTSAIVESLEIAVVKFLNLMDGETAGAVATAAAAAAPAARAGKA from the coding sequence ATGGATTTCTACACAACCGTGGTGAGTTTCTTCCAGCAGGGCGGACCTTTCATGTATCCCATCGCCATAGTGCTCGGGGTCGGACTGGCCATCGCACTGGAGCGATACTTCTACCTGATTCACCAGACCCACGTGAATCGCCGGGACTACGAGAAGATACTGCCGCTGCTGAAAGCCAAAAGGCAGCGTGAAATCGCGGAGGTGACCCGGGTATCGAAATCGGCCATGGCGCGGATCATTGCCGACGGCATGAATCGGCGCACCAGTTCCCGCCGCCGCTCGGACATCGAATACGCGATGGAAGAAGGGCTGCTCGAAATTCTGCCGAACATCGAACGCCGCACCCCGTATCTCGCGACATTCGCAAACATTGCGACACTGCTCGGACTGCTGGGCACCATCATCGGTCTGATCGCAGCATTCACCGCGGTGGCCAACGCGGATCCGGCTGAGAAAGCGACACTGCTTTCCCAGAGTATATCCATCGCAATGAACACGACCGCCTTCGGCCTGATGGTGGCCATCCCGCTGCTGCTGGTGCACTCGGTGCTGCAGAGCAAGACCAGCGCCATCGTCGAAAGCCTGGAAATCGCGGTGGTGAAATTTCTGAACCTGATGGATGGCGAAACCGCCGGAGCTGTCGCAACTGCCGCAGCGGCTGCAGCGCCTGCTGCCAGGGCCGGCAAAGCCTGA
- a CDS encoding tetratricopeptide repeat protein, whose protein sequence is MSKRFTDHWFSGAGMRTAIRFGWLLALAGCVSLESSQTSTVSSEHARPSDQQVDMAVNSEITPFSAADAPDAPPPPEVRKANQQIFDQAVAAMRAGRLREAEVLFLEITADQPELAGPWINLGQIYTRTEQVEAARQAFERAVSSNPWNCAAHNQLGVLSRQHGDFGAAEHHYLACLKRVPDFQDAYLNLGILYELYLGRLDDALNYYRYYQALLDEPDPRVQGWVLDLQRRLGV, encoded by the coding sequence ATGTCGAAACGATTTACTGATCATTGGTTTTCCGGTGCCGGCATGCGTACCGCCATCCGCTTCGGATGGCTGCTGGCACTGGCCGGTTGTGTCTCGCTGGAAAGCAGCCAGACGTCCACTGTGTCATCGGAGCACGCGCGCCCGAGTGACCAGCAGGTGGATATGGCTGTCAACAGCGAGATCACTCCTTTCAGCGCGGCGGATGCGCCGGATGCGCCACCACCGCCTGAGGTCCGCAAGGCCAATCAGCAGATCTTCGATCAGGCCGTGGCGGCGATGCGGGCGGGCAGGCTCAGGGAAGCGGAAGTCCTGTTTCTCGAGATCACTGCGGATCAGCCTGAGCTGGCGGGCCCCTGGATCAATCTGGGGCAGATCTATACCCGGACCGAACAGGTTGAGGCAGCCCGGCAGGCCTTTGAACGGGCGGTCAGTTCCAATCCCTGGAACTGTGCTGCACACAATCAGCTTGGTGTGCTGTCGCGCCAGCACGGCGATTTCGGCGCGGCCGAGCACCATTACCTTGCCTGCCTGAAGAGGGTCCCGGACTTTCAGGATGCCTATCTCAATCTCGGCATCCTTTATGAACTCTACCTGGGTCGACTCGACGATGCGCTCAACTACTACCGCTACTACCAGGCTCTGCTCGATGAACCGGACCCCCGGGTGCAGGGGTGGGTGCTCGATCTGCAGCGGAGGCTCGGCGTATGA